ATGAAAAACATAATAATTTTAATTCCAAATCAGATAAATTATAATAATCGATAGTCCCTTCAAATTCAGAATTAGGTGTTATTGCTTCAATTGCTATGTCTCCTTTATTATAACAATTAACTTTTCCATGGGTATAAACTTTATATCCTTTAAACTTACCATTTTCATAATAATATTCACTTTTTGTATTAGGTGAATATGAACTTGCTATATTTATTATTTCAGCTTGTCCTTTAATTAATTTAAAATCACTAAACATAACCTTGCTTTTTTTACCTTTTGACCCAAAAATATCGCAAATAATACAATTATGATTATTAACATTTTTACCTTCAGGCAAAAAATCAATATGTTCTTTATCTATTACGTTGATACAACTATATGAAACCATTTCTGCTATGCTTC
This sequence is a window from Caldicellulosiruptoraceae bacterium PP1. Protein-coding genes within it:
- a CDS encoding RAMP superfamily CRISPR-associated protein, with amino-acid sequence MNPTYSFIPFLKTKPYYEKNYPNRDRIKLKIKTITHIHISSGFYENDNQVIYKGFYKVKDIPTIPGTSLKGCIRSIAEMVSYSCINVIDKEHIDFLPEGKNVNNHNCIICDIFGSKGKKSKVMFSDFKLIKGQAEIINIASSYSPNTKSEYYYENGKFKGYKVYTHGKVNCYNKGDIAIEAITPNSEFEGTIDYYNLSDLELKLLCFSLGLSGIKLKIGYGKNHYLGSIEILCDNDYFIKKAIDYEKINDNKIQDNIKILKEILKIN